TTCCCATCAGCGCCGACAATCTCAAAGCGCAGCTCATCGAGCCGGGTTACATCTCCATGGCCGACGCCGGTCTCTGATTCGGCGGCTTCACAACCGTTTGGTATCGCTCCGAACAACCGCAGGCGTCGACCCCACGTCTACCCTCGCGGGCGACATGACATGGCATCGGACCGCCATGGTCACCTGGTGTCCTCCGATCATGGATCCAACGGCTTGAGCACGATTTTCTCCTTGCGGACCTTGTGCTCGGGATCGGTGTAGTTCCTTTTGGCGTCCTTCACACCCCAATGCACGCACACGCCGGTGCAATGGTCGGAGACACCCGCGACCGTGGCGAACGGCGCGCCCTTCACCAGTGGTGTTCCTATGGGCAGCTCGGTCTGCGCGGGCTCGAAGGTGAGCGTGAACCGGCCGTGCCTGATGCTGACCACGGATTTGCCCGCCACGAGGCCGACAAAGGAGATGAACCCGCTGGCCGGGGCAGTCAGCGGGGTGCCCTCCACCGCGGCGATATCGACGCCACGATGTCCCGGCTCCCACTTGCGTGCTGGGCCGTTGAACTTCCTGATGACCACCGCCGGATGCACGGGCCAGATGAACTGCGCCTTGCACTCCTTACCGGTTACCAGACCGGCTGGCTCTGCCGACACCGCCGACCCGTCCAACGTGTCTTCCACACAGGTGTCACGCATCTCCTCAAGCGGATCAACTGCTTCAACCGACCCTGCTGACCCAACTGACTCAAGCAAATCCCATTGCTCAACTTTGGACCCTTGCTCAGGCTCCACCATCGGTCTGATTCGCTGTATAGGACTCACTGACGCGCCCGACAAACCCTGATCAAATCGTTGTGATTGACCCATCTGACGCTGACGCATTTGCGTCAATGGCTCCATTGAATTAACCGACTCCACTGGCCTCATCTGCGCAGCAGTTACCGACGGGACCCGGCCTTGCGCCGCCTCTCCCCCGGAATCCGTGCCCACCTCGACCAGCAGCAACGCGAACATCGACAGGACCACCAGCATCACGCATGCCATGGCCGCCCACCGCCGGAACTGCTGCTGTTCCTTTTGTTGTTCACTCCACCGAGCGATCCGCCGCCTCCTGCGCTCTTTGTCATCCCTCATATCCGCTCCTTTCGTCGACGGGATGATTCCAGACTGCCGTGCGGGAGCTGGCGAATCCAGCCCAACAGGGTCATGTGGTCGAACGGTTGGGGTTATCCACATGCTCCGGGCGTGTCGCAAAAGTTATCCACATTACAGGTGATTTCTGCTATATATCTAGCGACGGCACCCATGCGGTCTATATTGGTGGTGATGAGCAAGAAACAACAAAACAAGGCGCGTGACGCCGCCAAAGCCGGCAACGCGAAACAGACGACGACGCCTGCAGCCACACCAAAAGACAACCCGGAAACCGTCGATCGCAGCCTGCCACGCTGCTGGCCGATCGACGTCATATCGCCGCTGATGGCTGAGTACCACGACCACGAATGGGGCGTGCCCTGCCACGATTCCCAACAGCTGTTCGAACGTCTCGGACTGGAGGCCATGCAGGCGGGACTCTCGTGGAACACGGTGCTCAACAAGCGAGAGAGCATTGATAAAGCGTTTTACGACTTCGACATCGAACGGGTGGCGGCGATGACACCCGAGATTCCGGAACTGCTGAAGAACAAGGCGATCATCCGCAACCGGCGCAAGATCGAGGCCATCATCCACAACGCCCAGGTCGTGCTTTCGCTTGACGAGCCGTTCGCCGACTATATCTGGCAATTCGCGCCTGACGGGCCGAAGGTCAACCGGCCGAACAGCTGGGATGACGTGCCGGTGACGACGCCGCAGGCCGAGAAGATGAGCAAGCGTATGAAGAAAGATGGCTTCAAATTCGTGGGGCCGACGATCATCTACGCCTATATGCAGTCGATCGGCATGGTCAACGACCACGCGGCCGGATGTTTCTGCTGCGCGTGACGAATTTGGGATCTTTGAAACGTAAGCAACCTGCTAAAACGTTTCAGCATGCAATCCACTAAAGCGTTTTAGCACTAGAAATCGCAACGATTATACCTAAATGGCAAGTGACAACAATGGACGCGCAGGCCACCACCCCGATACTTACCAACAAGTGTCAAATCTAAGCGCAAGCCCGTGTGCCCACTCACATGGCACGACTAATCACTGCCCACACAGACCTTGGCGCACCATGATGCCGTAGGCCTCGCGACCACCGCCCTCGCCCGGGGTGAGGTGGGTGCCATCGTCATAGAAATACTCGGAATGGCCGTTGCTCAGGGTGTACCAGTCGAGCAGGCCGGCGTTCTTGTGCTTGGCGACCACGGAACGCAGGATGGCGTTGTTGCCGTCCTGCCAGGCGACGGGCGCGCGCACGGTGGTGAAATAGACCGGTCGGCCGCCCACGGCCTTGATGATGTCCTCGACCTCCTGCGGGCTGTTGATAGGCCCGTTGGTGCCCAGCGCCAGGATGAGCACGCCGCCATGGCCTTCGGCGAGATGCTGGTTGTAGAGCCCAAGACCCGCGCTGAATGGCCGGCCGACGAGATTGTCCTGGAAGGCGGCGGGAATGTGGTCCTGCACGTAATCCTGGGCACCCATCTCCACAGAATCACTGATGATGAGCGGGTCGGCGGTGCAGGTGCCGGTGGCCGCGTCATAGGTCCAGCGCGAGGCGTCGAGGTTCTTCGGCACCTTGGCGGCCTTCGGTACCAGTCTTGGCGGCAGGTTCCGAGAGGGCTTGGGCACGGCGTCGCGGCGCAGGGCCAGCACGTCCTTCTTCACCGCTCCCCCAACACCCATGGCGTTGCCGACGGCGATGAACTCATGGCGCAGATTGGCCGAGCGGGTCTGCGCGACGGCGGTCCAATCGCACGGGATGAAGCTGACGACCAGCGTGGCCACGACGCCCAGAACCGCGAGGACTTTGGAGGTGAGCCTGACCTCGCCGAACGGGCCCGGCCTGCGCTTGAGCCCGCGCCGCGCGGCCTCGGCGAGCCAGTAGAACGCTTCGGAAACAGCCCAGACTACCAACAGCTGCAGCACCACTTCCCACCAGGCGGGCTTGGATGTGCGGATCGCGGGGTTCATGAATTCGAGCAGCGGGTAGTGCACCAGGTAGATCGAGAACGACCTGGAGCCGATATAGCGCAGGATCCGCGAGCCGAGAATGCGCGAGCACCAGTTGTTGGTGTCGAGGGCGACGAGCAGCGCCAGGGCGACCATGATGGCCACGAACTGGTAGCCGGCACGGTAGAGCAGCGGTTCGGTGCCGTCACAGAAGATATAAAGCACTACAAGCGCGGCGACGAGACAGAGACCGGCCAGCGCGCGCAGCAGGGAGCCGGAACGTGGTGAGGAGGCCGCCACAGGAGCTACAGACGTGGCCGCGATCGTATCGGCATCAGCGTTCGCAACCTTGACGGACTGCTCGTCCGAAGCCTTGCCGGAAGCAGGTTTCGTCGCTTTATCCGAAGCGTCATCACCATGCCGATTCGCCAGCATGAACGCCAGCAGCGCACCGATCATCAGCTCCGAAAAGCGGGTATCCAATCCGTAGTAGACCCTGGACACACCTGCGCCACCAGCGTATAGCAGCACCATCGCGGCCGTGGAGGCCACGGCCAAAGCAAACGTGATGGCGGTTTTCGCCTTACTCCTGAGCCGGAAACGATGCATCAGCCAAAGCAGGCAGGTCCACACCAGGTAGAACTGCATGGTCACGGCGAGGAACCACAGGTGCGTCAGCGGTGATGGCAGGCCGGCGGCCGCGAAATACGGAACCTTGCGGAAGATGTAGACCCAGTTGCTGGCGTAGAGCATGCTCGGCAGCGCGTCGGCGTGCACCTTCGGCAGCAGGCCCGGCGAGAAGGCGTAGGTGGCGGGCACGACGAGCGCCATCAGGGCGAAAACCGGGATGGCGATGCGCTTGATCTTGCTCCACAGGTAGCGCCAGAAGCCGAATCCGCACGGCGAGGCGAAGCGGCGCTCGACACTCGAGGTGATCAGGAAGCCCGAGATCACGAAGAACAGGGTGACGCCGAGAAACCCGCCGCGCAGTAGCGACGGACGGGCGTGGTAGCCGACCACGCCGATGATCGCCAGGGCACGCAGGCCATCGATGGCATCGACATGGTGGGACGCCTTGGCTTTGTCTGCGGACGGTTTCGGCGATTTTGCAGGCGCTGCCGTCGTCGCAGTCACCGTCGTCTTGGCGGACGTTGAGGCTGTGACATCGGAATGCCGTTGGTCCTTCGTTTTCTTGGCTGACGAACGAGAATCTAAGGCCTTTGAAGACTTGGAATCGTTCATGTCACTTGTGTTCACGACTCCGCTGGCGGCAACAGTTGGCTTGGTGCGTGAAGCCGGTTTCGTGGCTGACTTCGTGCGAGAGGTTTTGGTTTTGGTTGAGGGCGAGGTCGATTTCGCGCGAGCCTTCTTGACCTTGCTGGGCTGATCAGACGCTACTTTGGTCACCGCTGCTTTCGAATGCGCAGTCTTGCTCGAAGCCGACTTGGTAGACACAGACTTAGTCGACGTAGTTTTGGCCGATGTCGTCTTGGTGGACGCAGACTTGGTCGAAACTGACTTCGCAGACGTTGTTTTGGTTTTGGATGTCTTTGAAGCCTTGGCGGTCGAAGAACTGTTACCAGCTGCTTTTTTGCCGGAACGCGCGGCCTTCGTCTTGTTCGCGGCAGAGGCTTTTGAACGCGATGTGCCGGCGGACTTCGCTTTGGATTGGCGCTTCCTCACCTCACCAGTCGCTTTGCGGTCGGTGGTTTCGGCGGATTCTGGCTTCTTGCGAGTGGACGCTTGTTTCGTGCCACTCTGGGGCGGTTTCTGGGTGGCACGAGTCTTGCTCTTGGTTTCCGGCGAATTCTTCTTGGTCGAGGTCGCCGATGTAGCCTTCTTGGATGCGCCTGTTTTGGTTGAAGTCGTCCGTTTCGTGCTTGCGGACGCTTCTCCCCTGTCGTTTGCCGCACCGCTCTTGCCGGCCTTGGTCCGTTTCACGCTCGCTGTGGAAGTGCTTTTGGATGAGGATGCCTTAGTTGTGGCCTTCGCAGTCTTGCCTTTGCGCTTGCTATTGATGCCGATTGAAGAAGCTTTCTTCTTATCTTGCGTGGTTTCGCCCTTGACCGAGGAATCATGGCTGGCGGTCATGGAAGTCTTGGCTCGGCGCACGTCTTTTGTGGCTTTACTTGATTTCGTTTCGGCCTCGCCTGTTGCGGATTTCGGACGCTCGACACGTCCCCCGTCTTCCTGCTCCGACCCTCGCAACACCAACTTAGCCTTCGCCTTTCAGCCAATAACGGGCCGGCGATAGTGCCTGCACCGAACAGAAGACTAACAAGAGGCGTAGATGGCTTTCATCGCCGACACGCCGCCGTTCCGGTAGCCCCGCACAGCTCGCCAAGCCACTGCGCACAGACAGGCGCAGGCGACTTCCCCGGCACCTCGGAAATCAAAAAATCCCAGGACCCGTAAGTCCTAGGATTTCGTTCCGCTCCCGCAGCTGGGCTTGAACCAGCGACATTCTGATTAACAGTCAGACGCTCTGCCAACTGAGCTATGCGGGAATGTCTTTCGCAGCGCTTGAAGCACCGCACAAGAAATAAATAATATACCGAAACCCGGTTTGTGCAAGTCGGTGGCGTGTCGCATAACTATTAGTCCATTGGCCACACGATGCCGCTTTCGTCGGGGTCGACAGCGCAACGTCTCAAGACCTTGCAACCCAAAAACCAGCTTTCAGCTATACGTAGGCCGGCCGCACGACGACGTCGAAAACAATGTCGCCCCACAGCCGGCCGTATCCTGCGCCCGCCTCGGGTGCCGCCTCAGACGCTGATGACGTCCATGGGCATGGCCGAGTCGATGGAGAAGTCCATGCTCGACGGGCGCACGCCGGCCTCCACCAGGTTCACGCCGAGCGTGGCGACCATCGCGCCGTTGTCGGTGCACAGCTTGAGCTGTGGGATGCGCACCTCGACGCCGTGGGCCTCGCCGACCTCCAGCAGCTTGGCTCGTAGCTGGGAGTTGGCGGAAAAGCCGCCGCCGACGATCAGCGTTTTGGAATCGTATTGCTCACAGCCACGGATCGCCTTGTTGGCCAGCACAGTGGCCACCGAGTCCGCCAGCGAGGCGCACACGTCATCCACGGGAATCTCGCGGCCTGCGGCGCGCTCGGCCTCCACCCAACGGGCCACGGCGGTCTTGACTCCGGAGAAGCTGAAGTCGTAGGGGTGTTCCTTGCCCGCCTTGCCCTTGGTGAGGCCCTGCGGCACCTTGATGGCGTGCGGATCGCCGAGCTGGCCGTGACGGTCGATGTGGGGGCCGCCAGGGTAGGGGAAGCCAAGCAGGCGCGCGATCTTGTCGAAGCACTCCCCCGCGGCGTCGTCGAGCGTGGTGCCCACGACATCAACGTGACGGGCGACGTCCTGGACGTGCAGCAGCGAGGTGTGGCCGCCTGAGACGATGAGGGCCAACGTGTCGACCGGGAACGGGCCGAATTGCAGCTGGGTGACCGCGATGTGGCCGATGACGTGGTTGATGCCGTAGATCGGCTTGTTCGCGGCCCAAGCGAGGGCTTTCGCTCCCGAGACACCCACCGCAAGGCAGCCGGCCAGTCCGGGGCCAGCGGAGACGGCTATGGCGTCGATGTCGGAGAGGTCCATGTTCGCGTCGGCCAGCGCCTTGGAGACGACCGGCACGAAGGCCTCGGCGTGGGCACGGGAGGCGATCTCGGGGATGACGCCGCCGTAGCGGGCGTGTTCGTCCATCGAGGAGGCGACCACGTTGGAGACGAGCGTCCGGCCTTGCACGATGGCCGCGGCGGTCTCGTCGCATGTGGATTCGATTCCCAGCACTATCGGTTCGCTCATCGTTCGTCCGCCTTTCCGCCGAACCCGCCGGCGCTCACATTTTCGTATTCATTCATAACGTTCGTAATATTCATCTCGTCATCTCGCGTCGCACAGGCCGCCGAGCCGGACTGCCAGCGGATGAAGAGGAGAAGCCAACGGGCCTCGGCGCAAGGTCCAAGGCGAGCTCATAGGCGTCGCCGTTGCGCGGGCCGTAATAGTCCTTAAGCGTTCCAATCCGCTTGAAACCAAGTTTGCCATACAGCCCGATTGCGGGTTCATTGCCGACCCGCACCTGCAGCAACATACGTCTCGCACCACGTCGCCGGGCCTCGTCAAGCAGGGTTCGCAGCAAACGCTCGCCCACACCTTGACGCTGGTGGTTTCGCGCGACATCGACGGTCAACACCTCGGCCTCGCCCTGCGCGCACCACATGCCAGCGTAACCTCGCATGAGCAGCGTGGAAGTATCCGGATTCTGGCGGGTTTTCAAAGTGTCGCCCGCGGCAGATTCCGGATTTGTGATATCCCGTTTCGCGCGTTCGTTGCCGCTGATTTCCTGCTCCGAACACTGACGCTCATCGATGACGTCCGCGAGATAGGCACGATCGGGGGCGTGGAATTCGCCGGCGATCTCATCGGCGCTCCACGCGTCCTCGCCAAAGAGATCCGCGTCCAACGCCGTGGCCTGGGCTAGTGCCCACGTCGAATCGAGCGACCGCATGTCCACGATCATCGACGCCCCTCGGCCGCCTTGGTGGCGCCGTCATGGTTGAGGACGTGCTTGAGCGGATTCGGCACCGACACATCCGGCCGGCGCAGATACAGCGGTTCCACCGGACCGTTGGCCTTGATGGCCTTGGCCGCGAACTCCTCGTCCGTGAGCTTTTCGTCAGAAGATTGGGAGACGTTCTGGCCGTTACGCTCCCCGGATTTCGCCGACGCCAAAGCGCAGTCCATGAACATCTCGAGCCCCGCGCTGCCCGCGTCAAGCGCCGAAGCGTCGATGATAGAGCCGAGGTCTGCACCAAGAGCTTGCCACTGCTCGGCGTATTTCTCCGCGCCATGACCGACGACATCGATCACATACGACGCGCCATCATCGGCTTGATTCAAGGATTGCACTGCTTCGGTGACACGTTCAGCGATATGCGCCGGATAGTCGATGTCCATCGGAATCAGCGGAGCATCGGTATTCGACACATCGCCATCAGTCGCCTTGTCGTCGTATAGCGCGAAGTACAGCTGACGGCGGCGGGCGTCGTTGACGGCCAACGTGAGGTGATGCGCCGAAGCGGTGGATTCGGAAGTAGCCACAGTGGCGAGGAACGGGCAATCGCGAAGTGATTCGTCGCCGGCCCGCCAGAGACGCATCATACGGTCTTGCACCGCGAGGATGTCTTGGCCGAGCAGCTGCGCGCCGGTGGCGAACGCCAGCGCCTTGGCCGCCACGACGCCGGCCCGCAACCCGGTGAACGGCGCGGGGCCGATACCCACGACGATGCGGTCGATGTCGTTGGGCTTGAGCCCGGCCTCGTCGACCGCCCGGCCGATGTTGACCTGCAACCGCTCGACGTGCGTGCGCGAGTCGGTCTCGACGATCGGCTCGTGGCCGACGACGCCGACCGTCGAACCGTATGAAGTGTCAATCACCAACGTGTGTGTCATTAATCCCCTCCGATGCACGTTCCAAACCCGTCTTGTCCCCTTGCTGGAAAGGGCGGAGTGACCGGAACGATGCCTGTAATGCTGTTGCCACTGTACAACCCGCCGCTAACCGTCGAACGGCCGTGCGGAACCACGATAGTTTCCCACGACACGTCACCTTGCGAATGACATATCACACGACACGACGAGATGAACGCGGCGCTTGCGGAAATGGAGAACCGATACCATGTGCCTCCGCAACTTCGGCCAAGCAAAGCCACCTAGCGCTCAATCGGCGTTCAATCGCCCAATGAAACCGCCCCAGCGTGGCCCGCACGGCACGAATCTCACGGTGCGCATGCCATCGGCCGTCAGCGTGGCGGAATCATCGTCAGCGTCACCGTCGGCCCCGCTCACGGTCTCATCCAAGGCCCTGTCGATATGGACCTCGAGCCGTTCGGGCGCCAACGCGGAGGCCATCTGCTCGCCCCATTCCATCAGCACGACGCTATGCTCGCCAGGATCCTCAAGCTCCTCGTCGAGGCCCAACGACTCAAGCTCGTCGAGCAGCCGGCCGACGGTGTCCTGCCCCGGCGCGTAATCGTCGCCACCGAGCCGGTAGGCGTCGACGTGGATGAGATGGGCCGGCGAACCGTCGGCGAAACGCCCGTCAAGCTCGCGGGCGATGGTGAAGGTCGGCGAGACGATGGGCTCCTTGATCTCAAGCCCCGCGCCGAAACCTTGGGCGAACGTGGTCTTGCCGGCGCCCAACGGCCCGGAAAGCAGCAACACGTCGCCGCCGCGCACGAGACGTGCGACCCGGGCTCCGAGGTTCTTCATGGAGTCGCCGGTCGGCACCGGCAACGTCAGGCAATCATCCGTCATTTACGACACCCGTCCTTTGTGGCTAATCAGTTCGATGGACCGCTCCAGCGCGTAGAGCGGGTCGCCACCGTTGGTTTTGTTCTGCTCGTCGGCCCAGGCAAGCGTCTCGACGCAGCGCGCCAGACCGTCGGAGGTCCAGCCGCCCAACTGGCGCATGGCGTTCTTGAGCACCCAGGGGTTGATCTTCGCCTCGGCGCGCGAGATGACGCCGGCACGCACGGCCGACGCCTTGGCCAGCGTCCTGAGCTTCATGGCCAGGGAGCCGACCAACGCGATGGGGTCAGTGCCCTGCTCCACGGCGGCGCGCATGTCGATGATGGCCTGCGCCCCGTTGCCCGCGAGCGCCTTGTCGGCCACGGCGAACCCAGTGACCTGCGGGTTGGAGTTGAGGTATTGGTTCACCAGGTCCAGGCCGATCGGGTCGTCGTCGAAGTCGAAGCACAGTTGGGAGCACATCGCGGCCAGCTCGCCGGTCTGGTCTCCCAGGACGGCCACCAGCTGTTGCGCGGCGGCAGGGTCGACGCGCCGGTGCTCACGTTCGAAGCGCCTCATCACGAAGCCGAGTTTGGCGTCGGCGCGTTTGAGGTCAGGCACCTCCGGCTTGGCCGCGCCCGCTTTGACGAGTTGGTCGACGATGCGCTTGCCTTTGGGGCCGCCGTCATGTTGGGCGATGACCACGCTCTGGGCGGTATCGTCCCTGCCTTGCTGCTTGCAGTAAGAGACCATGGTCTCGCCGAGTTCCTCGTCGGCGTTCTGGATGTGCCGGACGATGACGATGGCGGTCGGACTCAACAACGATGGGCTCACGGCCTCGTCGAAGTCGTATTGGCTGGCCTCGCTGGCGTCGAGCTCGATGACCTCGGCGTCGGGGTCATGTCTCGCGGCCGCCGCCTTGAGGTCGCGCACCTCCTGGTCGTTGAGGTACGCGTCGCCGCCCATGACCACGGAGAACCGTGGCGTCTTGTTGGTCTTGCCTTTGGCCATGCCGCCTCCTTCCGTCGTTTGTCTTTGCACGAACCGCCTATACCGTCCGCGCGATGCCGACCGATATGAATCCGATTGCTGTATTCAATGTCGCGTCATCGGTGGACATCACCACCGACGCAAGATTCCTGAATCAAAGCAGGAACAATGTAAACCCAACATTCTTCTCCTTTCCTTGTTTCCAGTTTTCATATCAATCCGGTCCGATACAGTCCGAATCCCCGTCGGGATGAAGATGTTCGAACATTTGTTCGGTCTCCTTCATCCACACCCCTGCCTTCGCCTTGATGTCGGGCCTTACTCGGGAGCCGATGGATGATTCGCCGGCTCTTGTCCCGTTGAGCACCCAGCGCGTCGCGGCCCGCACCAGCAACACGACAGCCACCTCGGCCGCCACCACCGCAAGTGAGCCGAACACCCCTCCGGCCCATGGCATCGTGGCGCTTTGCCGGGATCCGATGGTGTCGGCGCACCAGCACATCACCACCGTTCCACAACTCGACGCCCAGGCGAGACAGAACGCGATACGGGGAGCAATGCCTGCGAACAGCAAGGCAGCGAGACCGGTCAACGTCGAGAAATCGACGAATGGCGCCACGATGAGGTTGGCGGGCACCGAGAGCAATGGCAGCTGAGGGTCCATGAGCACCTGTATCGGCAGGGTGAAAAGTTGGGCTGCGAGCGTCACCGCAACGCCCTCGGCGAGGAAACCCGGCAGCAAACCACCAAGCCATTCGGCAAGACGCGAGGCGCACAGCACGATGCCCAGCACCGAGGCGCACGAGAGCGCGAACCCGAAGCTCCTGGCCATGCGTGGCTCGACCAGCAGGGTGATGATGGTCGTCCAGCTCAGTGCGCTTAGAGCCTGCGGCCGTCTGCCGACCATCCGCGACATCCCCACGATGACGCCCATGATCAGGGCACGCAGCACCGAATCCGAGGGATACATGGCGCTGGCGAGCGCCGCATAGGCCAGCATGGTGAGCGTAGCCACCGGCTGCCTAGGCAGAAGGACCAGCGCACAGCACCGGGCCACCAGAGACCCGATGAGGGCGAAATGGCCTCCGGAGACGGCCATCAGGTGCATGATGCCGGAATCTTTGAAATGACGTTCCAACAGCGTGGCGAATGTCCCGTTGACCGGCTCGCGGGTGGTGGGTCCCATAAAATCCTGGCCCAGCAACCCGATCGTGAGCCCCGGCACGAGCACACGACCTTGTTCGGAAAGCCCCTCGGTGACCGCGAAGAACGAGCGTTGCATCCCCGAAATCACACGTTCGACCGGCGGGGCCCTCGCCACCACACGCACCGGCCCGTCATCGGCGGTCAGCGACAACGGGCGCACGCCATATTTTGCCTCCTCGAGTTTGCCGGAGAGGGTTATCGTCTCACCGTTGTTCAGGCGTCCGCACGTCGGCTGATCGGCGTAGACGGTCAAGGTCGCGTTGCTGCCAGTCACGACGCCCTCGCGCCGCACGTTCTTCAGCCTCGCGTTGGCCTGGCAGTCGGCCTTGAACGAGTTGGAGGCGGTGATTGGAGACGTGAGTCTCACCTCTGCCCCGACATCCGATTCGCCGCTTCTGGCGAGCGCCACAGCCGAATCGCGGAACTCCATGTAATCGCCGGCGATGCAGGCCATGCATGAGACCGTCATCACGCCCATGAGCAGCAGCGCCCATAGCCCGAACGACCGCTTGGGCACACTCGCCAACAGTTCCAAACATTGGCCGACGGTTCCCGTTCGCCGTGAATCTGATCGACCTCGCGACTCCTCCTTGACCGACGATTGATAGCGATCTGATTCACCTGCGAGCGCCCGCTTCCCTTCACAGTTTCCATCACTGCCACCCAAGGCCTTCCACAGCCGACAATAACGCCGCCCCAACCAGATGAGCACGCCGAAAGCAACCAGCATGAGTGCGATCAGAGGAAGACGGGCCATCCATAACGACCAAGTGGGACTCGAACCCGGATCCGACAACGAAGCCAAAAGGTGAGGCTGCTCCCGGGACGAGACCATGTTCGAGCCAGAACCGCCAACGCCTTCATCTTCTCCGGAGCCTTGCCCGGTCCATTTCTTGAACCAGGTATGGGCGGCAAGCATGGACACCCAAACGCACAAGGCTATGGGCAGCATGCGCCAGTCACGGCTCCCCTGTTCACGTTGCTCGTACGTTGATCGCGCATCCCTCACGCGAAGTCGATGA
This Bifidobacterium sp. ESL0790 DNA region includes the following protein-coding sequences:
- the tsaE gene encoding tRNA (adenosine(37)-N6)-threonylcarbamoyltransferase complex ATPase subunit type 1 TsaE — encoded protein: MTDDCLTLPVPTGDSMKNLGARVARLVRGGDVLLLSGPLGAGKTTFAQGFGAGLEIKEPIVSPTFTIARELDGRFADGSPAHLIHVDAYRLGGDDYAPGQDTVGRLLDELESLGLDEELEDPGEHSVVLMEWGEQMASALAPERLEVHIDRALDETVSGADGDADDDSATLTADGMRTVRFVPCGPRWGGFIGRLNAD
- the tsaB gene encoding tRNA (adenosine(37)-N6)-threonylcarbamoyltransferase complex dimerization subunit type 1 TsaB; the protein is MTHTLVIDTSYGSTVGVVGHEPIVETDSRTHVERLQVNIGRAVDEAGLKPNDIDRIVVGIGPAPFTGLRAGVVAAKALAFATGAQLLGQDILAVQDRMMRLWRAGDESLRDCPFLATVATSESTASAHHLTLAVNDARRRQLYFALYDDKATDGDVSNTDAPLIPMDIDYPAHIAERVTEAVQSLNQADDGASYVIDVVGHGAEKYAEQWQALGADLGSIIDASALDAGSAGLEMFMDCALASAKSGERNGQNVSQSSDEKLTDEEFAAKAIKANGPVEPLYLRRPDVSVPNPLKHVLNHDGATKAAEGRR
- the holA gene encoding DNA polymerase III subunit delta; amino-acid sequence: MAKGKTNKTPRFSVVMGGDAYLNDQEVRDLKAAAARHDPDAEVIELDASEASQYDFDEAVSPSLLSPTAIVIVRHIQNADEELGETMVSYCKQQGRDDTAQSVVIAQHDGGPKGKRIVDQLVKAGAAKPEVPDLKRADAKLGFVMRRFEREHRRVDPAAAQQLVAVLGDQTGELAAMCSQLCFDFDDDPIGLDLVNQYLNSNPQVTGFAVADKALAGNGAQAIIDMRAAVEQGTDPIALVGSLAMKLRTLAKASAVRAGVISRAEAKINPWVLKNAMRQLGGWTSDGLARCVETLAWADEQNKTNGGDPLYALERSIELISHKGRVS
- the tsaD gene encoding tRNA (adenosine(37)-N6)-threonylcarbamoyltransferase complex transferase subunit TsaD — translated: MSEPIVLGIESTCDETAAAIVQGRTLVSNVVASSMDEHARYGGVIPEIASRAHAEAFVPVVSKALADANMDLSDIDAIAVSAGPGLAGCLAVGVSGAKALAWAANKPIYGINHVIGHIAVTQLQFGPFPVDTLALIVSGGHTSLLHVQDVARHVDVVGTTLDDAAGECFDKIARLLGFPYPGGPHIDRHGQLGDPHAIKVPQGLTKGKAGKEHPYDFSFSGVKTAVARWVEAERAAGREIPVDDVCASLADSVATVLANKAIRGCEQYDSKTLIVGGGFSANSQLRAKLLEVGEAHGVEVRIPQLKLCTDNGAMVATLGVNLVEAGVRPSSMDFSIDSAMPMDVISV
- a CDS encoding peptidoglycan DD-metalloendopeptidase family protein; this encodes MRDTCVEDTLDGSAVSAEPAGLVTGKECKAQFIWPVHPAVVIRKFNGPARKWEPGHRGVDIAAVEGTPLTAPASGFISFVGLVAGKSVVSIRHGRFTLTFEPAQTELPIGTPLVKGAPFATVAGVSDHCTGVCVHWGVKDAKRNYTDPEHKVRKEKIVLKPLDP
- a CDS encoding GNAT family N-acetyltransferase yields the protein MIVDMRSLDSTWALAQATALDADLFGEDAWSADEIAGEFHAPDRAYLADVIDERQCSEQEISGNERAKRDITNPESAAGDTLKTRQNPDTSTLLMRGYAGMWCAQGEAEVLTVDVARNHQRQGVGERLLRTLLDEARRRGARRMLLQVRVGNEPAIGLYGKLGFKRIGTLKDYYGPRNGDAYELALDLAPRPVGFSSSSAGSPARRPVRREMTR
- a CDS encoding DNA-3-methyladenine glycosylase I, which gives rise to MSKKQQNKARDAAKAGNAKQTTTPAATPKDNPETVDRSLPRCWPIDVISPLMAEYHDHEWGVPCHDSQQLFERLGLEAMQAGLSWNTVLNKRESIDKAFYDFDIERVAAMTPEIPELLKNKAIIRNRRKIEAIIHNAQVVLSLDEPFADYIWQFAPDGPKVNRPNSWDDVPVTTPQAEKMSKRMKKDGFKFVGPTIIYAYMQSIGMVNDHAAGCFCCA
- a CDS encoding acyltransferase family protein, which codes for MTATTAAPAKSPKPSADKAKASHHVDAIDGLRALAIIGVVGYHARPSLLRGGFLGVTLFFVISGFLITSSVERRFASPCGFGFWRYLWSKIKRIAIPVFALMALVVPATYAFSPGLLPKVHADALPSMLYASNWVYIFRKVPYFAAAGLPSPLTHLWFLAVTMQFYLVWTCLLWLMHRFRLRSKAKTAITFALAVASTAAMVLLYAGGAGVSRVYYGLDTRFSELMIGALLAFMLANRHGDDASDKATKPASGKASDEQSVKVANADADTIAATSVAPVAASSPRSGSLLRALAGLCLVAALVVLYIFCDGTEPLLYRAGYQFVAIMVALALLVALDTNNWCSRILGSRILRYIGSRSFSIYLVHYPLLEFMNPAIRTSKPAWWEVVLQLLVVWAVSEAFYWLAEAARRGLKRRPGPFGEVRLTSKVLAVLGVVATLVVSFIPCDWTAVAQTRSANLRHEFIAVGNAMGVGGAVKKDVLALRRDAVPKPSRNLPPRLVPKAAKVPKNLDASRWTYDAATGTCTADPLIISDSVEMGAQDYVQDHIPAAFQDNLVGRPFSAGLGLYNQHLAEGHGGVLILALGTNGPINSPQEVEDIIKAVGGRPVYFTTVRAPVAWQDGNNAILRSVVAKHKNAGLLDWYTLSNGHSEYFYDDGTHLTPGEGGGREAYGIMVRQGLCGQ